ACCCGGGACGATGTGGCAAAGCTCGTCAGAGCTTTAAAGAGATTTCCCGCCCGCAAGAAAAAAATAAAATCGGTCTGCTTTCCCGGCGACCTGCCAGAAAGGGCTATGGATCCGGGCAAAGCTTACTTTTCACCGGCAGAATGGATACACCTTGATGCAGCTTTCGGCAGGATAACGAGCGATGCGGTGGTCCCTTATCCCCCGGGAGTACCCCTGCTGTATCCGGGGGAGGTAGTGGAAAAACAGCATATCGAAGTAATCCGGGAAATACAAAAGGCGGGAGGATACTGCCAGGGAATAAAAAACGGTCGTATAAAGGTGGTGAAAAATGGCTAGGAATCTTAGAAAAGGTAAGTTCATAACCATCGAAGGCCCCGACGGGGCGGGTAAGACTACCCAGGCCGAAAAAATAGTCCAGTACCTGAAATCCAAGGGCAAGAGGGTGATTTCCACGCGGGAACCGGGTGGAACGGCTTTGGGAGAGCAGCTAAGGAAGGTACTGCTGGATCCTGAAGGAAGCCCTGTTTCCAATGCCGAAGCCCTCATATACGCGGCCTGTAGGGCCCAGCTTCTGGAACGGATGGTGATTCCGGCACTTAGGGAAGGCTTCACCGTGGTTTGCGACCGATTCGTGGACTCCAGCCTGGCGTACCAGGGTTGGGCAAGGGGTATCGGTATCAACCGCATACTGCAGCTCAACAAGTGGGTTATCGGGAGCTACTGGCCCGATATCACGATACTGCTGGACGTGGATCCTGCCGTGTCCCTTGGGCGGCTCGTCGGAGGGCGCAAGGACAGGTTGGAGAGCGAGGCTCTTGAATTCCATCAAAAAGTCAGGGAAGGGTATATGAAGGTAAGGGAAATGTTTCCCGACAGAATCAGGATTATAGACGCCTCCCAACCGGCCGACGAGGTTTTCAGGCAGATAGTTGCTGAACTTGAAAAGGCGGGCGTGGTGGAGTAATAATTTGATTGTAAAGGAGCGGTGCCCTGTGAAGATGTTAATGGCGGTGGTCCAGGATATCGATGCGCCGAAGCTGGTGGAAGAGCTCACCAAAAACAACGTCGGCGTGACGAGGCTTACCAGCACGGGCGGCTTTCTAAAGCGGGGCAATACCACTCTCATGATCGGCGTGGAAGAGGAAAGGCTGGAAGATGTAATGAAAATGATCGAAAGAATCTGCCGACCGAGGAAACAGGTGGTCACTCCTTTCCCGGCGGCGCCGGGAGATACTATGATTCCGTATCCGATAGAAGTGACGGTGGGCGGTGCCACCGTGTTTGTCATGAATGTGGAGAGGTTTGAAAAAATATGATAAAGGTAAGGGGTCTATCTTCCGAAGAAGTATCGACGGCATCCGGGTACGTATCCCATAGGGCGGCCTCGGGTGGCAGCCGGTTTCAGGAAATTTTGAGAAGCGCCCGGGAGGTGTGCGCAAAGGAGCAGCTGGAGGGAATGCTGGCGTCCATCGAGGAACAGGGTAGGCGCCTTGTCAAAACCATGAGCCTCGCCGACCTGAAAAAATACAGGGAAATGCTGGCCAGGTTCCTCAGGCAGTGCGTGGAATCGGGACTTGACCTGAAAGAAGAGAGGTTTTTCACCCGCTACGGCCGCCAGAAGGTGCTGACCGCTGTCAAAATAGTGGACCGAAAGCTGATGGAACTTGCCGAACTCATCCTTTCAAAGAGCGATGCGGTGAAGGTCCTGGCGATAGTCGACGAGATAAGAGGGCTGCTCCTTGACCTGTATGCGTAACGTTTTTCACGCTTATATTCTTATAGGATCCGAAGAGGAAACGACAGAAAAAGCCCTGGAGCTGGCTCAAGCCGCTAACTGTAATGATGACGGCCTCCCATGCGGCTTTTGCGACTGCTGCCGCCGTATAAGGGAGGGCAGCCATCCGGACCTTTTCCACGTATTTCCCGATGGGTCGTCGATTAAAATTGAAAAAATAAGGAACGTGATTTTGAGCGCGTCACAGCCTCCCATCGAAGGGAGGAGAAAGATCTACGTAATCCACGAAGCGGGCAAAATGACGCAGGACGCCCAGAATACGCTGTTAAAGACCCTGGAAGACCCACCTACAGCCAGCATCTTTCTGCTTCTCACGCAGAACATCAAAAACTTACTCCCGACAGTGGTTTCTCGGTGTCAAATTTTGGATTATTCGAAATTAGACGAAAGCGAAATCCCAATTCCCGGTGACGTAAAAGAAACCCTTATGGATATAATTTTTTCCCGGCCTGATCTTTCTAAAATACATTTTTACGTGCAAAAACTTACCGGAACCGAAATAGACCCTGACGTCCTGATGGAATTTATGGCGGGCGTGTATAGAGATCTCCTGGTGATTAAGACTAAAAGTAGGGCGTCGATAAAGAACCGGGAATTTTTGAATAGACTGAAGGAACAAGCTGCTAAATTCTCACCCCGGGCCCTGGTAGCCGCTATCGATACCCTGTACTCGCAGATAGAAGCAGTAAAATCCAGGGGAAATGCGAATCTGGTGTGGTTTAATTTGCTCCTCAGGCTCCAGGAGCAGGAGGTGATATAGCATGGTCAAAGTTGTGGGAGTGAGGTTCAAGAGAGCCGGCAAGATATATTATTTCAATCCAGGGACCATAGAACTCTCGGTGGGAGATAAGGTCATAGTAGAAACAGCCAGGGGCATCGAATACGGCGAAGTAGTTATCGGGCCAAAAGATGTAAGGGAAGAGGATGTGATAACTCCCCTCAAGGATGTCATCCGAAAGGCCACCCCGGAGGACAAAATGGTGGCCGAGGAAAACCGGGTCAAGGCCAGAGAAGCGGCTGATATAGCGGTTAAGAAGATACAGGAGCACGGCCTCGAAATGAAGCTGGTGGACGTGGAATACACCTTCGATAGATCCAAGCTCATCTTTTACTTTACGGCCGACGGCAGAGTGGATTTCAGAGAACTGGTAAAAGACCTGGCCAGCATATTCCGTACCCGAATAGAGCTTCGCCAGATAGGGGTTAGGGACGAAGCCAAGATGGTGGGGGGCCTTGGCCCCTGCGGTAGGGTCGCGTGCTGCCATACGTTTCTGGGGGAGTTTGATCCCGTATCCATAAAGATGGCCAAACAGCAAAATCTGTCCCTGAACCCGGGCAAGATTTCGGGCCTCTGCGGTAGGCTAATGTGCTGCCTGAGGTTCGAATACGACGGCTACTGTGAAGCCGCAAAATGCTGCGAATCCTGTAAGGAAGCCGGCGGATTGCCCGAGGTGGACTCCGAAGTAATCACCCCCGATGGGGAGGGCACGGTGGTTTCCGTAAATAAGGACAAAGGTGCTGTGACGGTCCGCCTTGCCGAGAACGGCGAAAAAAAGGAGTTTCCTGCGGAGGAAGTGGAACTGAAAGGTTCTTGACCGGTATAAACTTGCGGTTTAATATATTTATTAGATGGGTGTAATACCCGGACAGGGTATATTTCCATCAGGAGGTGCGGATATGTTTCCCATCTGGTTTTTCGATCCGACGTTGATTATATTGTTACCGGCGCTGGTGCTGGCTTTTTACGCCCAGGCCAAGGTAAGCACCACCTTTGAGAGGTACCTCCGGGTCCCGGCCAGGGTAGGACTGACCGGTGCTGAAGTGGCCAGGGAGCTTTTAAGGAGGAACGGTATATACGACGTAACGGTGGAGATGACCGGCGGCAGGCTGTCGGACTATTACGATCCGCGCCGCAAAGTACTGAGGCTCTCGCCGGATGTTTATAACGGAAGGTCACTGGCGGCCCTGGGCGTTGCCGCCCATGAATGCGGCCACGCTATCCAGCACAACATCGGCTATGTGCCACTGGTTTTCAGAAATACCATAGTGCCTCTGGCTGGCATCGGATCTCAGATGGCCTTCCCCCTTTTCTTCATAGGGCTGCTGTTTAGTTCCGAATTCCTGGCGACGCTCGGCATACTGTTTTTCAGCGCCGCTGTTATCTTTCAGTTGATAACACTGCCCGTTGAATATAACGCCAGCAGCAGGGCGGTGGCCGCCCTGGAAGGTGCGGGATTTATCTACCCGGACGAGGTGGGGCCCGTTCGAAGCGTCCTGAGCGCCGCGGCACTCACCTATGTGGCTGCCACCCTTATGGCCGTACTGCAGCTTTTAAGGCTGATCGCGTTATTCGGGCTTTACAACAGGGACGACAGGTAGGGGTGGTAAACCCGCCCCTTTTTTTTATATTGGACCGTTCACACCCGGCACCCGGGTGAATATAATAAAATAAAATAGGCACGGGTACGGTTTTTTTAAAATAATATGGGGAGGAATTTATTATGGACTTCGGCCGAGTCATAACCGCCATGGTCACCCCTTTTGACGGGGACTTGAACGTGGACTACGCCGCCTTCGAGAACCTGGTGGACCACCTCATTAAAAACGGCAGCGACGCTCTGGTAGTCACCGGCACCACCGGAGAATCCCCCACCCTTTCCGACGAAGAGAAACTCACCCT
The DNA window shown above is from Thermosediminibacter oceani DSM 16646 and carries:
- a CDS encoding zinc metallopeptidase; the protein is MFPIWFFDPTLIILLPALVLAFYAQAKVSTTFERYLRVPARVGLTGAEVARELLRRNGIYDVTVEMTGGRLSDYYDPRRKVLRLSPDVYNGRSLAALGVAAHECGHAIQHNIGYVPLVFRNTIVPLAGIGSQMAFPLFFIGLLFSSEFLATLGILFFSAAVIFQLITLPVEYNASSRAVAALEGAGFIYPDEVGPVRSVLSAAALTYVAATLMAVLQLLRLIALFGLYNRDDR
- a CDS encoding ATP-binding protein, whose protein sequence is MRNVFHAYILIGSEEETTEKALELAQAANCNDDGLPCGFCDCCRRIREGSHPDLFHVFPDGSSIKIEKIRNVILSASQPPIEGRRKIYVIHEAGKMTQDAQNTLLKTLEDPPTASIFLLLTQNIKNLLPTVVSRCQILDYSKLDESEIPIPGDVKETLMDIIFSRPDLSKIHFYVQKLTGTEIDPDVLMEFMAGVYRDLLVIKTKSRASIKNREFLNRLKEQAAKFSPRALVAAIDTLYSQIEAVKSRGNANLVWFNLLLRLQEQEVI
- a CDS encoding PSP1 domain-containing protein, with the protein product MVKVVGVRFKRAGKIYYFNPGTIELSVGDKVIVETARGIEYGEVVIGPKDVREEDVITPLKDVIRKATPEDKMVAEENRVKAREAADIAVKKIQEHGLEMKLVDVEYTFDRSKLIFYFTADGRVDFRELVKDLASIFRTRIELRQIGVRDEAKMVGGLGPCGRVACCHTFLGEFDPVSIKMAKQQNLSLNPGKISGLCGRLMCCLRFEYDGYCEAAKCCESCKEAGGLPEVDSEVITPDGEGTVVSVNKDKGAVTVRLAENGEKKEFPAEEVELKGS
- a CDS encoding cyclic-di-AMP receptor gives rise to the protein MKMLMAVVQDIDAPKLVEELTKNNVGVTRLTSTGGFLKRGNTTLMIGVEEERLEDVMKMIERICRPRKQVVTPFPAAPGDTMIPYPIEVTVGGATVFVMNVERFEKI
- a CDS encoding YaaR family protein — protein: MIKVRGLSSEEVSTASGYVSHRAASGGSRFQEILRSAREVCAKEQLEGMLASIEEQGRRLVKTMSLADLKKYREMLARFLRQCVESGLDLKEERFFTRYGRQKVLTAVKIVDRKLMELAELILSKSDAVKVLAIVDEIRGLLLDLYA
- the tmk gene encoding dTMP kinase, with product MARNLRKGKFITIEGPDGAGKTTQAEKIVQYLKSKGKRVISTREPGGTALGEQLRKVLLDPEGSPVSNAEALIYAACRAQLLERMVIPALREGFTVVCDRFVDSSLAYQGWARGIGINRILQLNKWVIGSYWPDITILLDVDPAVSLGRLVGGRKDRLESEALEFHQKVREGYMKVREMFPDRIRIIDASQPADEVFRQIVAELEKAGVVE